A part of Vulcanisaeta moutnovskia 768-28 genomic DNA contains:
- a CDS encoding glucose 1-dehydrogenase — protein MKAVTVIPGIPESLRLMDVSKPNPNKGQVLLKPIRVGVCGTDKEIIEGRYGKAPEGNQYLILGHEAVAEVVEIGDGVDNAGVGDIVVPTVRRPLNCDLPVDFCPVGHYLEHGIWGLHGHAAEYSVTDAKYLVKVPKEIVDVAVLTEPLSVVEKGIDMAMRIGQARFDWKPRTALVLGAGPVGLLATMVLRLMGLSTVTTATRPPDSLKAKLVKELGGTYVDSAVGQISGEFDIVVEATGSPQVINEGLGHIAPNGVYVLLGVYPSGGSLNNLGELMTSVVLNNKVIVGSVNAGIKHFEMALEHLRRAKDEFNNWPAKLITKRANLSNYQEAYTWTHDDIKTVLEIIQS, from the coding sequence ATGAAAGCAGTTACTGTCATCCCAGGCATACCAGAATCGCTGAGATTAATGGACGTTTCTAAGCCGAACCCTAATAAGGGGCAGGTCCTACTTAAACCAATTAGGGTTGGTGTTTGCGGCACGGATAAGGAGATCATTGAGGGCAGATATGGTAAGGCTCCCGAGGGTAACCAATATCTGATTCTTGGTCATGAGGCAGTTGCCGAGGTTGTTGAGATTGGTGATGGTGTTGATAATGCGGGTGTTGGGGACATAGTCGTACCAACAGTAAGGAGACCACTGAATTGCGACTTACCCGTGGACTTCTGCCCAGTTGGTCATTACCTGGAACACGGGATTTGGGGTTTACACGGCCATGCAGCTGAGTACTCAGTGACTGATGCCAAGTACCTGGTTAAGGTGCCCAAGGAGATTGTTGATGTTGCGGTGCTCACAGAACCACTCTCGGTGGTTGAGAAGGGGATTGACATGGCCATGAGGATTGGGCAGGCTAGGTTTGATTGGAAACCAAGGACCGCGTTGGTGCTCGGCGCTGGGCCCGTGGGGTTATTAGCCACGATGGTTCTCAGACTTATGGGCTTAAGCACGGTGACAACAGCCACAAGGCCGCCAGACAGCCTAAAGGCAAAGCTCGTTAAGGAGCTTGGTGGTACATACGTAGACTCGGCGGTTGGGCAGATAAGTGGTGAATTTGATATTGTGGTTGAGGCCACTGGATCGCCACAAGTGATTAATGAGGGGCTTGGGCACATAGCACCCAATGGTGTTTATGTCCTACTCGGTGTATATCCAAGCGGTGGTTCTCTGAATAACCTCGGCGAATTAATGACAAGTGTCGTGCTTAACAATAAGGTGATTGTAGGCTCAGTAAACGCAGGCATTAAACACTTCGAAATGGCACTGGAACACCTAAGGAGAGCTAAGGATGAATTCAACAATTGGCCCGCCAAGTTAATAACAAAGAGAGCTAACCTAAGTAATTATCAGGAGGCATACACGTGGACTCATGACGATATAAAGACAGTGCTAGAGATTATTCAGTCGTAA
- a CDS encoding nucleotidyltransferase domain-containing protein, producing the protein MRGDSLNLLSQFLRTLAKYVEDGDKALKEYVNRLIQELPESTIVLFGSRARGDYLPNSDYDVAVILRQVSDVHSELLRLRSLKPEGLFLDLTILSIDDLDDPVIKEMLKGCKLLYDGLGINNKLGCMLS; encoded by the coding sequence ATGCGAGGAGACTCATTGAATTTGTTAAGTCAGTTTCTAAGGACTCTGGCTAAGTACGTCGAGGATGGAGATAAGGCTCTCAAGGAGTATGTGAATAGGTTGATTCAGGAGTTGCCTGAGAGCACTATTGTGCTCTTTGGTTCTAGAGCCCGTGGTGATTACTTACCTAATAGTGACTATGATGTTGCTGTAATACTTAGGCAGGTATCTGATGTGCATAGTGAGTTATTGAGGCTTCGTTCACTAAAGCCCGAGGGTTTATTCCTAGACCTAACTATACTTAGTATTGATGATCTTGATGACCCAGTCATTAAGGAGATGCTCAAGGGCTGTAAGCTGCTCTATGATGGCTTAGGTATAAATAACAAGCTTGGATGCATGTTGTCGTAA
- a CDS encoding HEPN domain-containing protein: MAKVGTYPFTHDLAELLRTIKSLGVDVPMELYLYADALSGEYTLARYPGRKPRVYNEDTAVRCVEYARRLIEFVKSVSKDSG; this comes from the coding sequence ATGGCTAAGGTAGGTACTTACCCATTCACTCACGACTTAGCTGAGTTATTAAGGACCATTAAATCCTTAGGTGTTGATGTGCCTATGGAACTTTACTTATATGCAGATGCCCTGAGCGGTGAGTATACGTTAGCCAGGTATCCTGGCAGGAAGCCCAGGGTTTATAATGAGGATACTGCAGTTAGGTGTGTTGAGTATGCGAGGAGACTCATTGAATTTGTTAAGTCAGTTTCTAAGGACTCTGGCTAA
- a CDS encoding mandelate racemase/muconate lactonizing enzyme family protein, protein MKITDVITYVARAYVGKPVTGFRGPYEEVASKISHGFTAVYVKVVTDEGLIGWGEAIAREAPEATASVINALFKPMLIGKDPLDNEVLWEQLFSAMRIRGHYAGYYVEALSGIDLALWDIKGKYLGKPVYKLLGGAFRDKVRAYASSVLFMSPEDTVKEVERLVQSGFKYVKVKIGRGYDVDKAVIKAIRDSLGNDVEIMVDANTAYNVSTAIKVGRMLEKYDVLWFEEPVPPDNIEAYSRIARALDIPIAAAETLFTKYQWLEFMIKEAVDIAMPDIARVGGITEAMKIAALADSFGIPMTFHVGLSGIGCRAATLQFTASLPNHVIFTPTYEHYYIEKNPLAYEITKEPVEVFKGDYVEISNKPGLGIEMNEEKLRKYTEA, encoded by the coding sequence ATGAAGATCACTGATGTAATCACATACGTAGCCAGGGCCTATGTGGGAAAACCAGTTACTGGGTTTAGGGGACCCTATGAGGAGGTTGCATCGAAGATTAGTCATGGATTCACCGCAGTCTATGTTAAGGTAGTTACTGACGAGGGATTGATAGGCTGGGGCGAGGCAATAGCTAGGGAGGCTCCTGAGGCCACGGCATCCGTTATTAACGCATTATTTAAGCCAATGCTGATCGGAAAGGACCCTCTGGATAATGAGGTTCTTTGGGAACAATTATTCTCTGCCATGAGGATCCGCGGGCATTACGCTGGTTATTATGTTGAGGCCTTGTCAGGTATTGACCTAGCCCTATGGGACATCAAGGGTAAATACCTTGGTAAACCAGTGTATAAATTGTTAGGTGGCGCCTTTAGGGATAAGGTTAGGGCCTACGCATCATCAGTATTGTTCATGAGTCCCGAAGATACTGTTAAGGAGGTGGAAAGGTTGGTTCAAAGTGGGTTTAAGTACGTTAAAGTTAAGATTGGTAGAGGTTATGATGTGGATAAGGCCGTTATAAAGGCAATAAGGGATTCGCTAGGTAATGATGTTGAGATCATGGTTGACGCAAACACGGCGTACAACGTCTCAACGGCCATTAAGGTCGGTAGAATGCTCGAGAAGTATGATGTGCTTTGGTTCGAGGAGCCAGTACCACCTGATAATATTGAGGCTTACTCGAGGATAGCCAGGGCACTTGATATACCAATAGCCGCAGCCGAGACACTATTCACTAAGTATCAATGGCTTGAGTTCATGATTAAGGAGGCCGTGGACATAGCAATGCCTGACATAGCCAGAGTCGGCGGTATAACCGAGGCCATGAAGATAGCAGCACTTGCTGATTCCTTTGGAATACCAATGACATTCCACGTAGGCCTATCAGGTATTGGCTGCAGGGCAGCCACACTGCAGTTTACTGCTTCATTACCAAACCACGTAATATTTACACCAACCTATGAGCACTACTACATAGAGAAAAATCCATTAGCCTATGAAATAACCAAGGAACCGGTGGAAGTATTTAAGGGTGATTATGTAGAAATATCAAATAAACCAGGACTTGGTATAGAGATGAATGAGGAAAAATTAAGGAAGTATACAGAGGCCTAA
- a CDS encoding fumarylacetoacetate hydrolase family protein: MRIFRLTNKGWVGNFAIINNKIYVLLSDPITALKIYSEGKDIPLGPEVSISLDDLLNKDYTFKDLRFTKPYDPPEVWGSGIVYEVARARYSEEDVAMIKGRTIYELVYDAERPEIFFKGTANRCVGHGEPIAIRTDSEWTLPEPELGVVIDSSGKILAYTISDDVSARDLEAQNPLYLPQSKIYNGSCAIGPFLVTPDEIGNPYSLDISMRIIRNGQVIYEGSINTSRMRRRIEDQIKYLIRNNSVPDGTLLSTGTAIVPGKDKGLKHSDIVEITITKLGIQRTPVVKLNL, encoded by the coding sequence GTGAGGATTTTTAGACTAACCAATAAAGGTTGGGTTGGAAACTTTGCAATAATAAATAATAAAATCTACGTATTATTAAGTGACCCAATAACCGCATTAAAGATTTATTCCGAAGGTAAGGACATACCATTAGGTCCCGAGGTAAGCATCAGTCTTGATGATTTACTTAATAAAGATTACACGTTTAAGGACCTTAGATTTACTAAGCCTTATGACCCACCTGAGGTTTGGGGTAGCGGTATAGTCTACGAAGTAGCCAGGGCTAGGTATAGCGAAGAGGATGTAGCCATGATAAAGGGTAGGACCATTTATGAGCTTGTTTATGACGCAGAGAGACCAGAAATCTTCTTTAAAGGTACAGCAAATAGGTGTGTCGGACATGGTGAACCCATAGCTATTAGAACTGATTCTGAATGGACTCTGCCTGAACCTGAACTCGGTGTGGTTATTGATTCCAGCGGTAAAATACTGGCTTATACTATTAGCGATGATGTTTCTGCAAGGGATCTAGAAGCGCAAAATCCACTTTACCTACCTCAATCAAAGATTTATAATGGCTCATGCGCCATAGGACCATTCCTAGTAACTCCAGACGAGATTGGTAATCCATACAGCCTTGATATATCAATGAGAATAATAAGAAACGGCCAAGTAATATATGAAGGCAGCATTAATACTTCAAGAATGAGGAGAAGAATTGAGGACCAAATAAAGTACTTAATTAGAAATAATAGTGTGCCTGACGGAACATTACTCAGCACAGGAACAGCAATAGTTCCCGGTAAAGATAAAGGATTGAAACATAGCGATATTGTAGAAATAACAATAACAAAACTGGGGATCCAAAGGACCCCTGTTGTAAAGCTTAATCTTTAG
- a CDS encoding aldehyde dehydrogenase family protein, translating to MPKDREYYEIRNPADTRQIISKFPKLARDDVKAAISIAKDAFQKWSKTLPVERAKILYKTAEIIESRANDLARLLTMEEGKTLNDSVFEVVRTANLLRFYAGLITRAQGKVIPSQDRNTIILTTREPLGVIAVITPWNFPLSLPAWKVIPAIATGNTVVWKPASITPTIALELVKVFYEAGLPEGVLNLVTGPASEVGDELVTNKEIDAITFTGSLQTGKEINEKIGRQNRFIRIQLELGGKNATILSKNGDADLAIELTVRSAFGLTGQACTATSRFLVPEDMHDEVLNKLVERTKKVVVGNGLKNGVDMGPLASREQYEKVLSYIEIGKNEGAKLVYGGQPIRGDEEFDYGYFVMPTIFDQVTSDMRIAKEEIFGPVLAVMTYRTLDEAIDIVNSTEYGLIAGIITKDISEAARFAENVKAGVIKVNKPTIGLEPWVPYGGVKSSGNDVYKEMGEEAIEFFTKIKATYIGY from the coding sequence ATGCCCAAGGATAGAGAATACTACGAAATCAGAAATCCTGCAGATACTAGGCAGATAATATCAAAATTTCCCAAATTAGCTAGGGATGATGTTAAAGCCGCAATCTCGATTGCTAAGGATGCATTTCAAAAATGGAGTAAGACTTTACCTGTTGAAAGGGCTAAAATACTCTATAAGACTGCAGAAATTATTGAGTCAAGGGCAAATGATTTGGCTAGGTTATTAACAATGGAGGAGGGTAAGACTCTTAATGATAGTGTGTTTGAGGTTGTCAGAACGGCGAACTTACTTAGATTTTATGCTGGTTTGATAACGAGAGCTCAGGGTAAGGTAATACCGTCTCAAGATAGGAACACGATAATACTTACCACCAGAGAGCCTCTTGGTGTAATTGCCGTAATTACACCCTGGAACTTCCCACTATCATTACCTGCATGGAAAGTAATACCAGCCATAGCCACTGGTAATACTGTAGTTTGGAAGCCAGCCAGTATAACCCCAACAATTGCTCTTGAACTCGTTAAGGTATTCTACGAAGCCGGATTACCAGAGGGTGTTTTGAACCTTGTAACGGGTCCTGCCAGTGAGGTTGGTGATGAGTTAGTAACAAATAAGGAGATAGATGCCATAACATTCACAGGCTCACTGCAGACTGGGAAGGAAATTAATGAAAAGATTGGTAGGCAAAACAGGTTTATTAGGATACAACTTGAGCTAGGTGGTAAGAATGCTACGATTCTTTCAAAGAATGGTGATGCCGACTTAGCCATTGAATTGACTGTTAGGTCCGCCTTTGGCTTAACTGGGCAGGCCTGTACAGCTACATCAAGGTTCTTGGTGCCTGAGGATATGCATGATGAGGTATTGAATAAGTTAGTAGAAAGGACGAAGAAGGTTGTTGTTGGTAATGGGTTAAAGAATGGCGTTGACATGGGTCCATTAGCAAGTAGGGAGCAGTATGAGAAGGTTCTGAGCTATATAGAGATTGGTAAGAATGAAGGTGCTAAGCTTGTTTATGGTGGGCAACCAATTAGAGGAGATGAGGAGTTTGATTATGGGTATTTTGTTATGCCGACAATATTTGACCAGGTAACTTCGGATATGAGAATAGCTAAGGAGGAGATATTTGGCCCGGTACTGGCTGTTATGACTTATAGGACACTTGATGAGGCGATAGATATCGTTAACTCCACGGAATATGGATTAATCGCTGGCATAATAACTAAGGATATAAGTGAGGCAGCAAGGTTTGCTGAAAACGTTAAGGCCGGTGTAATAAAGGTGAATAAGCCAACAATAGGGTTAGAACCCTGGGTACCCTACGGCGGTGTGAAGAGTTCAGGAAATGACGTATATAAGGAGATGGGTGAGGAAGCCATAGAATTCTTTACAAAAATAAAGGCAACATACATAGGATACTAA
- a CDS encoding mannonate dehydratase, which translates to MEPKFAEIILENRPSWFWRALKQLGVDYVDGVLPRWFRDWRQVEEEKPWDYEPLMRYKQMLEENGLRLVAIEDNPPMDGVRLGIRELKEEELDAVARLIENMGKLGIKIWIYNWMAGILWSRTRTHIQGRGGMYVTGFSIDDIKNAPEPAILKRVGKVTHEDLWRNLKDFLEYIIPIAEQYDVKLAIHPDDPPIPDYRGIPRIMNSVEAFEKLMALVKSEHNGITFCMGNFTLMTDDIANAIRKLKDRIYFVHFRDVQGDKYNFVETLIGEGKTDLVKAAKALLEIDHEWYLRVDHTPTLENDVEFVPGYSYLGRIYSIGYIKGLFTVAIKQRNN; encoded by the coding sequence ATGGAACCTAAATTTGCAGAAATAATACTTGAGAATAGGCCCAGTTGGTTTTGGCGTGCTCTTAAGCAGTTGGGTGTTGACTATGTTGATGGTGTTTTGCCTAGGTGGTTTAGGGATTGGAGACAGGTTGAGGAGGAGAAGCCGTGGGATTATGAACCGTTGATGCGTTATAAACAGATGCTTGAAGAGAATGGGCTTAGGCTTGTGGCTATTGAGGATAATCCTCCAATGGATGGTGTTAGGCTTGGTATTAGGGAGTTGAAGGAAGAGGAGTTGGATGCTGTGGCTAGGCTTATTGAGAATATGGGTAAGTTGGGTATTAAAATTTGGATCTATAATTGGATGGCTGGCATCCTATGGTCCAGGACTAGGACTCATATTCAAGGTAGGGGCGGTATGTACGTGACAGGATTCAGTATTGATGATATTAAGAATGCGCCTGAACCGGCAATACTTAAGCGTGTTGGTAAGGTTACTCACGAGGACTTGTGGAGGAATCTTAAGGATTTCCTTGAATACATAATACCTATTGCTGAGCAGTATGACGTCAAATTAGCGATACACCCTGATGACCCACCAATACCTGATTATAGAGGTATTCCAAGGATTATGAATAGTGTGGAAGCCTTTGAGAAGTTGATGGCTCTCGTTAAGAGTGAGCATAACGGCATAACCTTCTGTATGGGTAATTTCACGTTGATGACTGATGATATTGCTAATGCAATTAGGAAGTTGAAGGATAGGATCTACTTTGTTCACTTCAGGGATGTTCAGGGCGATAAGTATAACTTCGTTGAGACCTTGATCGGTGAGGGTAAGACTGACCTTGTGAAAGCCGCAAAGGCACTTCTTGAGATAGATCATGAGTGGTACTTGAGGGTTGATCATACACCGACTCTTGAGAATGATGTTGAGTTCGTACCAGGCTATTCATACCTAGGAAGAATTTACAGTATCGGTTATATCAAAGGGCTATTCACGGTGGCTATTAAGCAAAGAAATAATTAA
- a CDS encoding aldehyde ferredoxin oxidoreductase family protein → MALFGWVGKVLYIDLSNDKVWIENVDPEIYDKVLGGEGFAAYVIYKRLREIKGPLNPSNVLVFASGPLTSDLIPQSGRVSVGFISPLTGIWGSAHIGTRFAYEMKRAGFDAIVVLGRAERHVYVYVKDDIADIRDASKYWGLDIIETVHALRRDLNDQSIRVLAIGPAGEHLVKFSTIANEEGIGGRAGGGAVMGSKNLKAIVVKGTKPIEFAYPEELRKYVRDLNARLGSSARGVSLRKFGSAGSVGIYNEIGNIPVRNFAWGRWDDNEVFKITGETMAKTILERPYPCTTCPVACKRFVRVKPGKWFDKEFRGLGPEYETISLFGTNLLLSDLEAIARMNEDCDRLGLDTISTGNVIGFIFEAAERGLISKEIEGLRLEWGNADTVIKLIRKIAYREGIGDLLAEGVRRVSEKIGGQDFAVHVKGLEMPAHDGRAFFAHALSFVTINRGADHLGWPHMPWRGIAVPELGIDARNDRYSESEEVVDIVIKMQNLMTIYDSLVMCKYAFTAGLTVTDIVNLLKYTTGKEYTVNKLMEMGDRIWKIERWIDNQLGVTNKDDKLPRRMLTPHANRNDTKVPYIVEKWLPIYYRKRGLTEDGIVKELDV, encoded by the coding sequence ATGGCACTCTTCGGTTGGGTTGGTAAGGTGTTATATATTGATTTAAGTAATGATAAGGTGTGGATTGAAAATGTTGATCCCGAGATTTATGATAAGGTACTTGGTGGCGAAGGTTTTGCTGCCTACGTGATTTATAAGAGGTTGAGGGAAATAAAGGGTCCGCTTAATCCGTCAAATGTGTTGGTATTTGCGAGTGGTCCTTTGACCAGTGATTTGATTCCGCAGAGCGGTAGGGTTTCTGTTGGTTTCATATCGCCGTTGACAGGCATATGGGGCTCTGCGCACATAGGTACTAGGTTTGCATATGAGATGAAGAGGGCTGGCTTTGATGCGATTGTTGTACTTGGCAGGGCTGAGAGACATGTTTATGTTTATGTTAAGGATGACATTGCGGACATTAGGGATGCCAGTAAGTACTGGGGTTTAGATATTATTGAGACCGTTCATGCATTAAGGAGAGACCTTAATGACCAATCAATTAGAGTATTAGCTATAGGGCCTGCGGGGGAGCACTTAGTTAAGTTTTCAACAATAGCTAATGAGGAAGGTATTGGCGGTAGGGCAGGTGGTGGTGCTGTCATGGGTAGTAAGAACCTAAAGGCAATAGTAGTGAAGGGTACAAAGCCAATAGAGTTTGCCTACCCAGAGGAGTTGAGGAAATACGTTAGGGATCTAAACGCAAGGCTTGGTAGTTCCGCCAGAGGTGTGTCGCTTAGGAAGTTTGGTAGTGCTGGGAGCGTTGGGATCTATAACGAAATCGGCAACATACCAGTGAGGAACTTTGCCTGGGGTAGGTGGGATGATAATGAAGTATTCAAAATAACTGGCGAGACCATGGCAAAGACAATACTCGAGAGACCATACCCATGCACCACATGCCCAGTGGCCTGCAAGAGATTCGTCAGGGTAAAGCCAGGAAAGTGGTTCGATAAGGAATTTAGGGGTTTAGGGCCTGAGTACGAGACAATATCACTATTCGGTACAAACCTACTACTCAGTGATTTGGAGGCCATAGCGAGGATGAATGAGGATTGCGATAGACTTGGTCTCGACACAATATCCACGGGCAATGTCATAGGCTTCATATTTGAGGCTGCAGAAAGGGGATTAATAAGTAAGGAGATTGAGGGTTTAAGGCTCGAGTGGGGTAATGCGGATACTGTAATTAAGCTAATACGAAAAATAGCGTATAGGGAGGGTATCGGTGATTTATTGGCTGAGGGTGTTAGAAGGGTTTCGGAGAAGATTGGTGGGCAGGACTTTGCAGTTCATGTTAAGGGTCTTGAGATGCCTGCCCATGATGGTAGGGCATTCTTCGCCCATGCTCTCAGCTTCGTGACAATAAATAGAGGCGCTGATCACCTTGGATGGCCTCACATGCCCTGGAGAGGAATCGCAGTACCCGAACTTGGTATTGATGCTCGTAATGATAGGTACAGTGAATCTGAGGAGGTCGTAGATATAGTAATCAAGATGCAGAACTTAATGACAATATACGACTCACTCGTTATGTGCAAATATGCCTTTACGGCAGGACTAACCGTAACCGACATAGTAAATCTACTGAAATACACAACCGGCAAGGAATACACAGTTAATAAGTTAATGGAAATGGGGGATAGAATATGGAAAATAGAGAGGTGGATAGATAATCAACTAGGAGTAACGAACAAAGACGATAAATTACCAAGGAGAATGCTAACACCGCACGCCAATAGAAATGATACAAAAGTACCATATATAGTCGAGAAGTGGTTACCAATATACTACAGAAAGAGGGGTTTAACAGAAGATGGCATTGTTAAGGAACTAGACGTATAA
- a CDS encoding NAD(P)-dependent oxidoreductase — MIKVGIIGLGRMGGAMARNLLRKGYELYVYDLVKSKIEDFAKLGSKGTSSPAEMASIVDVLLTNVPKSEDMLNVYLGENGILKAPRPGLIAIETTTTDIPSKLKLAEECSKKSVGFLVAMLGLTVPQAERGETPLFVGGPKEIFENPNVQRLLMDLSSGKIYYMGNIETAVAFKLITNTMGFAQLLVFLEGLQFVTKFGMSIEDFLKAAKDTAAYNYWFDARREKILKEDYSAYFPVDFIIKDLMYTLESAKNINCPLPMASLAIQFYIMASSKGYGSEDGIALMKILREYCKGR; from the coding sequence ATGATTAAGGTAGGTATCATAGGCTTAGGTAGAATGGGTGGCGCAATGGCTAGAAATTTACTCAGGAAGGGATATGAACTTTATGTCTATGACCTTGTTAAGTCTAAGATTGAGGATTTCGCCAAACTTGGGTCCAAAGGCACGTCCTCACCTGCCGAGATGGCCTCGATTGTGGATGTACTGCTGACTAATGTACCTAAATCCGAGGACATGCTTAACGTTTATCTTGGTGAGAACGGCATCCTTAAAGCCCCTAGACCTGGGCTAATTGCAATCGAAACCACCACCACGGATATACCAAGCAAGCTGAAACTTGCTGAGGAGTGTAGTAAAAAAAGTGTTGGTTTTCTCGTAGCTATGCTGGGTTTAACCGTACCTCAAGCTGAGAGAGGAGAAACACCGCTCTTTGTTGGTGGACCTAAGGAGATTTTTGAGAACCCTAACGTACAAAGACTACTCATGGACCTATCATCAGGTAAAATCTACTATATGGGCAATATCGAGACCGCTGTCGCCTTTAAACTAATAACGAACACAATGGGCTTCGCACAATTATTGGTATTTCTCGAAGGCCTTCAGTTTGTCACTAAGTTCGGTATGAGCATTGAGGACTTTCTGAAAGCTGCCAAGGATACAGCAGCCTATAATTATTGGTTTGATGCAAGGCGTGAGAAGATCCTTAAGGAGGATTACTCGGCATACTTCCCAGTGGACTTCATAATAAAGGATTTAATGTACACACTCGAGTCTGCTAAAAACATTAATTGTCCATTACCCATGGCTAGTCTTGCCATTCAGTTCTACATAATGGCCAGTAGTAAAGGCTATGGAAGTGAAGACGGAATAGCACTAATGAAGATTTTAAGGGAATACTGTAAAGGCCGCTAA
- a CDS encoding helix-turn-helix domain-containing protein: MKLVRLYVRIEHFDDWSYYTKDYEGLMTVMQYYYPYRERGYSFEVISVGSRKNDVIKSFIRRFRNLKNIIDVVSVNKLNNRNYEITFLGDINGMLKYLILEQGGIVVSSYVKDGVKDFTAYFFTKDYEYSSAMFKDLYDKFNNYGRIITFNVSKVPRSVKSVIFTSPMYELTDIERKILLKAYHDGFFNYPRSTNLNNLAKEFNMSKATVNIHLRNALKKIISTYVNNART; the protein is encoded by the coding sequence ATGAAACTGGTTAGGCTCTATGTTCGAATTGAGCATTTTGATGACTGGAGTTATTACACTAAGGATTACGAAGGATTAATGACCGTAATGCAATATTACTACCCTTATAGGGAAAGGGGCTATAGCTTTGAAGTTATTTCCGTAGGCAGTAGGAAAAATGACGTTATCAAATCATTTATTAGAAGATTTAGAAATTTAAAGAATATAATTGACGTAGTTTCTGTAAATAAATTAAACAATAGAAACTATGAAATAACATTCTTAGGCGACATAAATGGAATGTTAAAATACCTAATACTTGAACAAGGAGGTATCGTAGTGAGTTCTTACGTTAAAGATGGAGTTAAGGACTTTACGGCATATTTCTTTACAAAGGATTACGAATATTCCTCTGCAATGTTTAAAGATCTTTATGACAAATTTAATAATTATGGTAGGATTATAACATTTAATGTCTCTAAGGTACCTAGATCAGTTAAATCAGTAATTTTTACATCACCTATGTATGAATTAACCGATATCGAAAGGAAAATACTTCTTAAGGCATACCATGATGGCTTTTTCAACTATCCAAGAAGCACAAATCTAAACAACTTAGCGAAGGAATTCAATATGAGTAAAGCCACGGTAAATATTCATCTAAGAAACGCCCTTAAAAAGATCATTAGTACGTATGTTAACAATGCTAGGACATAA